GATGCCGGTGAGCCTGCGCTTGAACCCGGAACCACGGTCAGCATCGACAGCATGGACGCGCTCGCCCGCCGGATCGGCTTTGACGGGCGCTACCAGATGAATGTGCCGGCATCGCCAACCGGCGTCTACACCTTCAGCCGCGATTCCATGAGCACCGATTCCACCGATCCGACCTCGGACCGCACCGTCCACGTCGACCGCCACACCGGCAACATTCTCGCCGATGTGCGCTATGAGAACTACTCGCTTGCCGGCAAGGCGATGGCGGTGGGAATTGCGTTGCACATGGGAACCATGGGCCTGTGGAGCGTTCTGGCCAACACGCTGGTCTGTCTCTCGGTGCTGTTTCTGTGTGTCAGCAGCATCGCCATGTGGTGGAAGCGGCGTCCGGCGGGAAGCCTGCGGCTGGCCGCCCCGCCGCTGCCCCGCGACATGCCGCTGTGGCAGGGCGCCATGCTGGTCGCACTCGCCGTCTCGCTGGCCTTCCCGATGGCAGGGATCACGCTGCTCGCAGTCCTGGCACTGGATGTCCTGATCCTTCAGCGCATCCCGGCATTGAAACGCGCGCTGTCCTGATCGGCCGGAACAACCGGGCAGGCCGCACCCGAATAGGCGCGGCCAGTCCGGTTTCAGGTTTCCTTAGAACTTGCCCGTTAGGCTTTGGGACAAGAAAACGGCAAGCGGCACGGTGTCTGGATCCATGCGCATCGAGAAAATCTTTGAAATTCGGACCATGCGTCAGGTCTACAAGCTGGCGGCCATCACCACCGGCTTTGCGGTGATGATCCCGGTTCTCACCTTCGCCATTCCCTTTGTGTTTTTCGGCTGGCCCTACCTCGGCGTCTTCGCAATCGCCTTTTTCCCGGCGGTGCTGATTCCGCTGCTGATCACGCCTCCCATCGCGATTTTGATCCTCAACCTGTTTCGGGTTCAGGCCCTGACCATCGACAAGGTTGATCAATACATCCGCTACGATACGCTCACAGGCGTGCTGACGCGCGCTTACCTGCTTGGCAAGACAAGGGACGCTCTGCCCTCAGGTGGGGCATTTATGATGATCGATGCCGACCACTTCAAGAAGATAAACGACACCCACGGCCATGATGTTGGCGATGAAGCGCTCAGGAAAATGGCCGAAATCCTGCGAAAAGGGGTTTGCGGAGAGGCCCTGATCGGACGCTTGGGCGGCGAGGAATTCGGTGTTTTTCTCCCCGGAGCAACAGAAAGCGAAGCCGCGGCGGCCGCCAACCGTCTTTGCGATCTGGTGCGGGAAGAGGGCAGGGTGATTGGCGGCAATGACATTGCTCTTACGGTGAGCATAGGCTGCGCTGTCCACCGCGACGGCAATAGCCTTGAGAGCACGGTCAAGCTTGCCGATGAGGCGCTCTATCAGGCCAAGCGCAGCGGCCGGGATCGCTATTTTGTCGCCAACGCGACCAAACCCATGCCCGCACTTGCGCTCAAGGGCAGGATCACCGGTTGATCCTGCGTCCTTGCTGCATCGCGCCCTGTCTGGCGTGATTGGTCAGCCCGCCAGAGCCATCACTCCATGCGCCAATAGCCCGATCAGCAGCACCAGTTGAGCCAGAAATGAAAGGGAAAAACCGCTGGCGCGCTGCCAGCCGGGCGCGTCTTCCTGAATGAAATGCCAGGCATGCAGGCCACGGCCGATGGTGAAGGCGGCGCCCAGCACATGGGCTGCCAGCACCGGCATGCCCAGAAGCGCGCCGGTCAGTATCAGCACGAAGAACATTGGCATGTTCTCCACCGCATTGGCGTGGCCACGCATGATCCGGACGAGGTGCTCCACCCCGCCATCACCGATCGAGACCTTGTGCTTGCCGCGCAACCGCCCGGTTTCGATCGAGATCCAGATCAGGATCGCCATGTTGAGTGCCGCGTAGATCCCGACGGCGGCCAGCGCCGCTGTGAAAGTCTGCATGATGTGTCTCCAAGTTTAGGGGCGCTTGATGCGATGTTAGAAGCTATTAACCTGCCGGTGCCGCAGGCAAGCAGGATTGGGTCACAGACCAGCGGTATAGCTTTTTGTGCGCAGGAACCAGTCGGCGGGCGGCATTTGTCAGCGGTGTTCTTCCTCGCTGGCTGCGATCAGGCGCCGGTTGAAATGGCTCACCGCCTTGACCTGCTCGGCCCAGCCGATGATCCGGCCATCCTCATCGCTGCCCTCGGCCACCACTGGCAATCGGGTATGACCTCCGGCATCGAAGGCACGCAATGCGGTTTCCAGTGTGTCGGTCAGTTTCAGTGCCGTCGTGCCCGCCTCGGGATCGAAATAGGCGGTCTCCGCGCCGTCCTCCGGCAGGGTCATGAAATCCATCACCCGGACATTTCTCAGCACAGTCCGGTGCGGCCCGTCCTGGACGAAAAGCCCGCGCATTTCCAACTGCCACTGGAAATAGGAATGCCCGTGCAGCGCCTGGGTGATGCCGTGCGCAATGGCCACCGTCAGCAGCAGCGCGATCGACAAGGCGTAGCCACCGGTCAGCTCGAACACGATCACCGTGGTCGAGATCGGCGCGCCCAGAACCGCGCCCGCCACCGCGCCCATGCCGAGGATGGAATAGAGCGCTTCGCTTGATGCGAGATCGGGAAACACGCCCGCTGCAATCAGCCCGAATGCCCCACCGGTCATGGCGCCGAGATAGAGCGAGGGCGAAAAGATGCCGCCGCCGAAGCGCGCGGCCAGCGTGATGGCGGTCGCCAGCGTCTTCATCACGATCAGGGTCAGCATCAGGACCAGCGGCAATTGCCCCCAAAGCGCCAGATCCGTGGTCTCGTAGCCGACACCGAGAATGTGCGGAAAGGCAATGCCCATCAGCCCGACCATCACCCCGCCGATGATCGGCAGGGCCCAGACCGGGACCGGCGAGCGCCGGGCAACATAGTCGGCGGCAAACAGCGCGAACTGAAATGCCACCGCCACCAGGGCACAGACCACGCCGAGCAGTGCAAAGGCGGGAAACTCGAAATAGGAGGTGATCTGGTATTCGGGCACGATGAAGGCGGCGGCATCGCCAAACCAGGCTCGCGACAGGATTGCGCCGGCGGCGGACGAGATCACGATCGGCACGAAGGCGCGCATGGCGTAATGCCCGAGGATCACCTCATGGGCAAACAGCACCCCGGCAATGGGGGCGTTGAAGCTTGCCGAAATCGCCGAGGCAACGCCTGCGGCCAGCAATGTACGGCGCGACCAGTCGGGCAGCGACAGGCGTTGCCCCATCGCGCTCGCCAGCGTCGCGCCCAGATGGATCACCGGGCCTTCGCGGCCCGCACTGGCCCCTGCACCGAGCGAGAACGCCGTGGCAAACGCGCTGATGATGCCTTCGCGCAACGACAGCCGCCGTCCGGCCAGCGCCCGCGCCTCGATCACATCGGCCACGCCGCCGGTACGCCGCGAGGGCAGGAATTTCCAGATGATCACACCGACCACCACGCCGCCGATCAAGGGTCCGGCGAGGATCATGTACCAGGGAGTGTTCCGGGCCGCGGAGAAAACCTGTTCCGAGCTGTCGCCAAGCCAATAGAGCTGCACCACCCCGATCAGCCATCGAAACGCGATCGCCGCCAGCGCAACCGACAGCCCGATCAGCAGCGACAACGCCCAGATCATCGGCTGCCTGTTCTCGAGATAGGCGCGGATGTTGGGGGTGACCCATTGCTTTATGCGTGCTGGCGTGGCGCGGAGGATGTCGAGCATGTCCTATGCGGAACCACGCGAATCTTTGCGCACGATCTGCACCGAACGGCCGGCCCGTTCCGGCCGCGGCAGACTGGCGTGCGCTTCGGCCATCTCCGAGACCTTGGCGAAAATGTCTTGAGGCATTTCGGCCGCGCGCGGCCCGCTCATGTCGACATGCAGCAGCAGCGTTTCGGACGTCGCAGAAACCCAGCCCTCGACATGACGGATTTCCTGATAGAAATGCAGTCGCTTGGCGTCGTGATCGAGAAGCTGCACCGAGGTATTGACCTGTGCATCGGGCTTGAGCTCGCGCAGGTAGCACACATGTGCTTCCGCCGTGAAAAAGCTCATATTGCGTGATTTGAGATAGTCCGGCCCGCTGCCAATCAGCGCAAATGCATGGTCGACAGCCTTGTCGAACAGCACATTGTAGTAGGCCATGTTGAGATGGCCGTTGTAATCGAGCCAGGCCGGGTCCAGTCCGCGCGTGGGCGCGATCACCGGAGCGTCGAATGACATGCTCTCTCCCTTACTATTCCATGCGCAAGACCAGCTTGGGCTGGACAAGTGCGCCGCAGTTTGCACATTACCTGAACACACTTGTGCGGCAAGCACTTGGCTACGAAAGCGGTAAACGCTGCAGATGTATTATGGGAGCAGATTTGATGGGTTTGAGCAATGTCGAGGCCGGTTTCCGCAACGAGGCGGGGATCGAAACCGTCATCGGTGTGTTGCGGCAACGGCTCGGGGACCGGCTGCAGACCGGTGAGGCGTTGCGCGCCCAGCATGCTCACACCACCACCTATATCCCCGGACAGTCGCCCGATGCGGTGGTTTTTCCCGAATCAGCCGATGACGTGAAAATGATCGTGCGCGCCTGCGCCGATCATCAGGTCCCGGTCATTCCCTTTGGCGCCGGCTCGTCGCTTGAAGGCCAGGTCAATGCGCCCCATGGCGGGATCTCCATCGACATGGCCCGCATGAACCGGGTGCTTCAGGTCAATGCCGAGGATCTCGACTGCACGGTCGAGCCGGGTGTGACCCGCGAGCAGCTCAATTCCGATCTGCGCGACACCGGACTGTTCTTCCCGATCGATCCCGGCGCCAACGCCTCGATCGGCGGCATGACTGCGACGCGCGCTTCAGGCACCAACGCGGTGCGCTACGGTACCATGCGCGACAATGTGATAGCCGTGACGGCGGTGACGGCATCGGGCGAAGAAATCCGCACCGCCCGCCGTGCCCGCAAATCCTCTGCCGGATACGATCTCACCCGGCTGTTTGTCGGTTCTGAAGGCACGCTCGGCGTGCTCACCTCGGTCACGCTCAGGCTGCAGGGCATCCCCCAGGCGATCTCCGGCGGTGTCTGCCCGTTCCCAACTGTCGAAGCTGCCTGCAATGCTGTCATCATGACCATCCAGATGGGCATTCCCGTTGCCCGGATCGAACTTCTGGATGCGCTACAGATGAAGGCCTGCAATGCTTACTCCGGCTTGTCCTACCCGGAAGGCCCGACGCTGTTTTTGGAGTTTCACGGCACCGATGCCGGGGTTGCCGAACAGGCGGAACTGTTCGCCGAGATTGCCGCGGATTGCGGCGGCGGTGAGTTCCAGTGGACCAAGGAAGCTGAACGGCGCACTGAACTGTGGAAGGCCCGCCACAATGCCTATTGGGCGGCACTGCAACTGCGCCCGGGCGCCAAGGGTATCTCAACCGATGTCTGCGTGCCGATCTCGCGGCTTGCCGAATGCGTGACCGAGACCCAGGAGGACATAGCGTCCACCGGATTGATCGCGCCGATTGTCGGCCATGCAGGAGATGGCAATTTCCATGTTCTGGTGCTCATGGACACCGAAAATCCGGCCGAGATTGCAGCCGCCGAGGCCTTTGTCGGGCGGCTCAACGCCCGCGCGCTGGCCATGGACGGCACCTGCACTGGCGAGCACGGAATAGGGCAGGGCAAGCGGCCGTATCTGTCTCTGGAAATGGGCGAGGGTGTCAGCGTCATGCGGCAGATCAAGCAGGCGCTGGACCCCAAAAACATCATGAATCCGGGCAAGGTGTTTTCGTTCGACCCGTAAGCGCCTGCCGCCCGGTCCAGTCACGGCGGCCGTCAAGGTTCGCAATCGTCGGAACCGCCAGATTGGCCGGGGCCGGTCAAAGGAGGAATGAAAGCTGGTCCGCGTCTTTGTCACCGTTGGCGGCCTGTTGGTGCTGGCGCTGTTTTCAGCGCTCATCGCCCCGTATTTCATTGACTGGACGAGCTACCGCACGGCTTTTGAGGCCGAGGCGAGCCGCATTGTCGGCCAGCAGGTCAAGGTTCGCGGTGAGGCCGATGCGCGGCTGCTGCCCTTTCCCTCTGTCACCTTTTCCGATGTTGTCGTAGGCGATGACGGCGAACCGGCAATGACCATCAGCCGGTTTTCAATGGACGCTGAGCTGGCACCCTTTTTGAGCGGTGAGGTGCGTATCATCGATATGCGCGTCGAAAATCCAGATGTGGCGGTGCGCATTCTCGAAGATGGAAGCCTTGACTGGGCGCTCAAGCGCAAGCCGACGACACCGGGCGATACGGTGGTGCTTGAAAATGTCACCGTCAACAATGCGAACATCACAATCGTGGACGAGCAGAACGGCCGCACCCACCAGATCCGCGACATCAACGCTCGGGTCAAGGCTGGCTCGCTGTCAGGCCCCTGGGTGATTGAAGCCGAGGGCGCGATCGCCGGTCAGCGTGGAGGCGTCTCGATCTCCACCGGTCTTGCCCGCGATGACGGCTCAATCCGGATGCGGATGCGGGTCGCGCCCGATCAGTGGCCTGTGTTTCTGGAAACCGAAGGCGAAGCCCGGATCGCCGACAGCAAGCCGCTGTATGACGGGTTGTTCAATTTTTCCGCCTTTCCCGATGACAATGGCGCCGGCACCAGTCCAGTCCGGCCGCTGATTGTTGCCAAGGGGGATTTCGCGGCCACCAATGAACGTCTGTCGATTGAGGAATGGCGCGCTGAAATTGGTCTGTCCGATGATCCCTATATCGTGACCGGGCAGGCCACAATCGACACCGGCCCGAACCCTGATTTCTTGCTCATCGCCGATGGCCAGCAGATCAACATGGACCGGCTTGGAGCCGATCAGGCTCAAGGCGACACACAGTCTGCCGCCGCGGATGCCACGGTCGCCCCGGTGTCGCTTGCGGAGCGGTTCGCCGTCTTCAACGCGCTGATTGACCGCTTGCCGCCGCCACCCCTGCCGGGCCGGATTTCGCTCAATCTGCCGGCGATCGTTGCGGGCGGCACCACGCTGCGCGAGATCCAGCTGCAGGCCCGTCCCGACGGCGCTGCCTGGCTGATCGACAGTTTCTCCGCAAATCTTCCCGGCCGCACCGTGGTCGAGGCGCGTGGCCGGCTTGCTTCCGGCGCCGATGCGAATTTCAACGGATCGCTCACCGTGGCTTCCAACCAGCCCTCGGGACTGGCCAACTGGCTGGTGGGAGAGGTCGATCCGGTCATCCGGCGTCTGGGTGCGGCAGGCTTTTCTGCAAATGTCAGCCTTTCGGCAGCCCTGCAGCGCTTTGAAGCGCTGGAGGTCGCCATCGGGCCGGCGCTGCTCAAGGGCCGCCTCGAGCAGCAATTGCCGGCCAATGGCCGTCCGTCGCTCTCTCTCGAGCTCTCCGGCGACACCTTCGATGTCGAAGCTGCACGCGCGCTCGCGGTTCTGGCTGGCGGTGGAGAGGATCAGGGCGGGCTCTTGACCAACTACAATGTTGCCGCCCGGATCAACGCCGATACTTTGACCTTGGGTGCCTACAGCGCCTCCGGTGTGGAGACGTCGCTCATCTGGCGCGATGGTGAACTGACCCTGGACCGGGTGACGTTCGAAGACCTGGCGGGGGCTGCCGGATCTTTTTCAGCCACGCTGACCGGCATCGACGAAACACCCACCGGTGTGATCGAGGGGCAGATCAATGCGGCCAGCGCAGACGGGCTGTTCCGGCTGGCCGACCGGCTTACTGGCGGCCATTCACTGGTGCGCCGGCTCGGCGCCAACAGCTATGCCTTTGACGCGCTCGACGCCAATATCAAGCTCGAGTTCGACCCAGGCGCGGGAACTGCCTTGCGTGTGGATGGCACGGCCGGTGGCGGCGGCATTGCAGTCACCGCCACCGGTTCCGGCCTGATTCCGGGTGGCGCCGGGCCGCGTGCGATCACGCTCAGGCTGGACAATCCCGAACTCTACAGGGTGCTTGAGCAGGCCGGTTTCGCGGTGCTGCCGCTGGAAGGTGAGGGGCCTGCCCAACTGACCATGAATGCCAGCGCCGAGTCGGGCGACGGCGACCTCAGGATTGACGCTGCCCTTGCGTCCCCGGGGGTTTCGCTGACGCTGGATGGCAATGGTGCCATTTCCGCGGACGGCCTGGCGACCGGGCTGTTTGACGTGGGTCTTGAGGCTCAGGACATCGAACCATTCGCCATCCTGTTCTCGCTGCCGCTGCCCCAGGCCGGCGCTGGTTCGGATATGTCGATGACCGCAAGCCTCGGGCTCGATGGTACCACCGTGGTGCTGTCCGGACTTGAGGGTACGGTGGCGGGCAACACATTTTCCGGGCTGCTCAGTTTCAACCGCGGATCAGACCCGCTTTCGGGCGATGGGCGCCTCAAGGTCGATCAGGCCGGTCTCGACTGGCTCGGCGAACTTGCCCTGGGCCCGTCGCTCGGTGCCGAATCTGGCGGTTCCGATGGGGCTGCCTGGAGTTCGGTGCCGTTCCTGCCGCCGTCGGCCACGATGCCGGAGATGCGCATAGCGCTTCAGGCTGGCCGTATCGACCTGGGGCGTGCTGGCATTGCCACGGATTTCAGCGCGGAGCTGAACACCGGGAATGGCGCCGTCGCGCTGCTGGGTGTTGATGGCCGTTGGTTCGGCGGGCGTCTGGGTGGTGACATGACGCTGACCAATTCAGACGGCACTGCGTTTCTGCTGGGCCGGGTCCGGGTCAGTGGGGCCGATCTTTCCGCGCTGGACCGGGCAATTCACGGCAAGGCGGCACTGGGCGGAACGTTCGATGCGGACGTCAGCCTCGAAGGCACCGGCAGCTCGATCCGTGATCTGGTCGCCTCGCTTGCGGGCGGTGGTGAGTTTGTGATCAGCGATCTCGTTGTCGAAGGCATCGATCCGGGGGCATTCCCGCGCATAACGGGAGCTGCGGACCGGGAAGGGTTCGAGATCGACACCAGCACGGTCAGCACCATGGTCGCGGGTTTCATGACCGGTGGAGAGGTCCGTGCCGAAACACTCAAATTGCCCTTTACTCTGACCGGCGGTGTGATGCGCTTTTCCAATACCGAATTCACCGATGGCGACGCCACGCTCTCTGGTGATGCGCGTGTGGATCTGCTTGGTCTGCGTCTGCAATCGGACTGGCGCCTGGCCTTTGAGCCGGGTGTTGAGGCGATTGCCGGCGGCGATCCGTCCGTAGTGCTGGGCGTCAACGGGTTGCTGGTTGATCCCGCGCTCTCAATCGATGCGGCGCAAATGAGCACCTATCTTTCGATGCGCGCCTTTGAGCGGGAGCGCCGTGAGGTCGAGTTGCTGCAGGCGGGGGTCGTCGAAAAGCAGCGCCTGCGCCGCGAAGTTGCGCTGTTGAATGAACGCCAGGCGCAGCGTTTGGCCGCCGAAGAAGCGGCGCGGCTTGCCGCTGAGGAGGCCGAACGGCTTGCTGCGGAGGAAGCCGCGCGGCTGGCCGCCGAGGTGTCGGAAATGCTCGCGGCGGAAGAAGCCCGCAGGGCCAGCGAAGCCGCTGCGGCGGCTGAAGAGGCAGCGATCCGGGCCGCGGAAGAAGCCGCAATCGAAGGGACTCAAGAGGAGAGCGGTGATCCGCCTTTGATCGAACGCCGGCCTTTGCCCGCCCCCTCAGCCGGAGCCGCGCCTGACCCCTTGCCCGAGCCGCCGTCCGCGCTCGCCAATGAGCCGGCTCCAAGCAGCTTGCCGCAACTGCGCTTTGAAAACCTGCCCGGTGTTGGCGATCCGATCCGCAGCCTGATCGCGCCGGACGGCTGATTTCCCGTTTTCAGCCGGGTGCGCTTTTGGTTTCAGCATCTGCCTGACTGCATGCCCGCTCAGCCGTTGCTGCTCTTGCGATCATTTGCCGAGGCGAGCGCCCAATCAAGCACAGCCACACGGATAGCCGAGGACAGATTGCCGGGGGTCTCCTGGGCGCTGTCGATTTCGGCAATCAACGCGGCAACGGCAAGGCCGCGCTCATCGGCCATCTGCCGGAGCGCCGCCATGAAGGCGTTTTCTAGGGTGATGCTGGTGCGGTGGCCGCGAATGCTCACCGAGTGCTTGCGCATGGTTGCCGGTTTGTCTGCCGGGCGCATCATTCAGCGTTTCGGGGTGTCAGGCTCGCGGCGCGAAGCGTCATGGTCGCGTGCGGCCTTGTCGTTCTTGGCCCGTGCCAGATCGCGCTCGGCCTTGGTGCGGCCATGCTCGAAGCGGTTGCGTTCGGCTGTGGCTTCCTTGGTTGCGCGGTCGCGGTGTTTGCGCGCCATCCTGAGATTGACCACATCACCGCTCATGCCGCGTGACCGTCAGTTTTTCTTGCGGAAGGAGTCGAGCGACACCACGTCGGCGCCGGGCTTCTTGTCGCCGTCCTCGCCTTCGTCGCCAGTCTCTGCATCCTCACCGGTGGCCGCGTCATCCTTGGCGGACGGCTCGACCAGCCGCTCGATGGTGCTCGCCAGTTCGTTGCGCTCGTCACCATCCTGGTCGCCGCCATCATTGGCTGCGTCTTCAAGAACGGTGTCGAACTCAAGCTCGAAATTGACCGAAGGGTCATAAAAACCGCGAATGGCGGAAAACGGCACCACAAGTTTTTCCGGCTTGTCGGAAAAAGACAGGCCGATTTCGAATTGCGATTCGCTGATTTTCAGATCCCAGAACTGGTGCTGAACGACAATCGTCATCTGCTCCGGATAACGCTCCTTGAGCTGGGTCGAAATCCGTACG
The DNA window shown above is from Hoeflea phototrophica DFL-43 and carries:
- a CDS encoding GGDEF domain-containing protein gives rise to the protein MRIEKIFEIRTMRQVYKLAAITTGFAVMIPVLTFAIPFVFFGWPYLGVFAIAFFPAVLIPLLITPPIAILILNLFRVQALTIDKVDQYIRYDTLTGVLTRAYLLGKTRDALPSGGAFMMIDADHFKKINDTHGHDVGDEALRKMAEILRKGVCGEALIGRLGGEEFGVFLPGATESEAAAAANRLCDLVREEGRVIGGNDIALTVSIGCAVHRDGNSLESTVKLADEALYQAKRSGRDRYFVANATKPMPALALKGRITG
- a CDS encoding MAPEG family protein; translated protein: MQTFTAALAAVGIYAALNMAILIWISIETGRLRGKHKVSIGDGGVEHLVRIMRGHANAVENMPMFFVLILTGALLGMPVLAAHVLGAAFTIGRGLHAWHFIQEDAPGWQRASGFSLSFLAQLVLLIGLLAHGVMALAG
- a CDS encoding chloride channel protein: MLDILRATPARIKQWVTPNIRAYLENRQPMIWALSLLIGLSVALAAIAFRWLIGVVQLYWLGDSSEQVFSAARNTPWYMILAGPLIGGVVVGVIIWKFLPSRRTGGVADVIEARALAGRRLSLREGIISAFATAFSLGAGASAGREGPVIHLGATLASAMGQRLSLPDWSRRTLLAAGVASAISASFNAPIAGVLFAHEVILGHYAMRAFVPIVISSAAGAILSRAWFGDAAAFIVPEYQITSYFEFPAFALLGVVCALVAVAFQFALFAADYVARRSPVPVWALPIIGGVMVGLMGIAFPHILGVGYETTDLALWGQLPLVLMLTLIVMKTLATAITLAARFGGGIFSPSLYLGAMTGGAFGLIAAGVFPDLASSEALYSILGMGAVAGAVLGAPISTTVIVFELTGGYALSIALLLTVAIAHGITQALHGHSYFQWQLEMRGLFVQDGPHRTVLRNVRVMDFMTLPEDGAETAYFDPEAGTTALKLTDTLETALRAFDAGGHTRLPVVAEGSDEDGRIIGWAEQVKAVSHFNRRLIAASEEEHR
- a CDS encoding thioesterase family protein; translated protein: MSFDAPVIAPTRGLDPAWLDYNGHLNMAYYNVLFDKAVDHAFALIGSGPDYLKSRNMSFFTAEAHVCYLRELKPDAQVNTSVQLLDHDAKRLHFYQEIRHVEGWVSATSETLLLHVDMSGPRAAEMPQDIFAKVSEMAEAHASLPRPERAGRSVQIVRKDSRGSA
- a CDS encoding FAD-binding oxidoreductase, which produces MGLSNVEAGFRNEAGIETVIGVLRQRLGDRLQTGEALRAQHAHTTTYIPGQSPDAVVFPESADDVKMIVRACADHQVPVIPFGAGSSLEGQVNAPHGGISIDMARMNRVLQVNAEDLDCTVEPGVTREQLNSDLRDTGLFFPIDPGANASIGGMTATRASGTNAVRYGTMRDNVIAVTAVTASGEEIRTARRARKSSAGYDLTRLFVGSEGTLGVLTSVTLRLQGIPQAISGGVCPFPTVEAACNAVIMTIQMGIPVARIELLDALQMKACNAYSGLSYPEGPTLFLEFHGTDAGVAEQAELFAEIAADCGGGEFQWTKEAERRTELWKARHNAYWAALQLRPGAKGISTDVCVPISRLAECVTETQEDIASTGLIAPIVGHAGDGNFHVLVLMDTENPAEIAAAEAFVGRLNARALAMDGTCTGEHGIGQGKRPYLSLEMGEGVSVMRQIKQALDPKNIMNPGKVFSFDP
- a CDS encoding AsmA family protein, giving the protein MLVLALFSALIAPYFIDWTSYRTAFEAEASRIVGQQVKVRGEADARLLPFPSVTFSDVVVGDDGEPAMTISRFSMDAELAPFLSGEVRIIDMRVENPDVAVRILEDGSLDWALKRKPTTPGDTVVLENVTVNNANITIVDEQNGRTHQIRDINARVKAGSLSGPWVIEAEGAIAGQRGGVSISTGLARDDGSIRMRMRVAPDQWPVFLETEGEARIADSKPLYDGLFNFSAFPDDNGAGTSPVRPLIVAKGDFAATNERLSIEEWRAEIGLSDDPYIVTGQATIDTGPNPDFLLIADGQQINMDRLGADQAQGDTQSAAADATVAPVSLAERFAVFNALIDRLPPPPLPGRISLNLPAIVAGGTTLREIQLQARPDGAAWLIDSFSANLPGRTVVEARGRLASGADANFNGSLTVASNQPSGLANWLVGEVDPVIRRLGAAGFSANVSLSAALQRFEALEVAIGPALLKGRLEQQLPANGRPSLSLELSGDTFDVEAARALAVLAGGGEDQGGLLTNYNVAARINADTLTLGAYSASGVETSLIWRDGELTLDRVTFEDLAGAAGSFSATLTGIDETPTGVIEGQINAASADGLFRLADRLTGGHSLVRRLGANSYAFDALDANIKLEFDPGAGTALRVDGTAGGGGIAVTATGSGLIPGGAGPRAITLRLDNPELYRVLEQAGFAVLPLEGEGPAQLTMNASAESGDGDLRIDAALASPGVSLTLDGNGAISADGLATGLFDVGLEAQDIEPFAILFSLPLPQAGAGSDMSMTASLGLDGTTVVLSGLEGTVAGNTFSGLLSFNRGSDPLSGDGRLKVDQAGLDWLGELALGPSLGAESGGSDGAAWSSVPFLPPSATMPEMRIALQAGRIDLGRAGIATDFSAELNTGNGAVALLGVDGRWFGGRLGGDMTLTNSDGTAFLLGRVRVSGADLSALDRAIHGKAALGGTFDADVSLEGTGSSIRDLVASLAGGGEFVISDLVVEGIDPGAFPRITGAADREGFEIDTSTVSTMVAGFMTGGEVRAETLKLPFTLTGGVMRFSNTEFTDGDATLSGDARVDLLGLRLQSDWRLAFEPGVEAIAGGDPSVVLGVNGLLVDPALSIDAAQMSTYLSMRAFERERREVELLQAGVVEKQRLRREVALLNERQAQRLAAEEAARLAAEEAERLAAEEAARLAAEVSEMLAAEEARRASEAAAAAEEAAIRAAEEAAIEGTQEESGDPPLIERRPLPAPSAGAAPDPLPEPPSALANEPAPSSLPQLRFENLPGVGDPIRSLIAPDG
- a CDS encoding ribbon-helix-helix domain-containing protein, giving the protein MMRPADKPATMRKHSVSIRGHRTSITLENAFMAALRQMADERGLAVAALIAEIDSAQETPGNLSSAIRVAVLDWALASANDRKSSNG
- a CDS encoding DUF4169 family protein, whose product is MSGDVVNLRMARKHRDRATKEATAERNRFEHGRTKAERDLARAKNDKAARDHDASRREPDTPKR